In a genomic window of Sutcliffiella sp. FSL R7-0096:
- a CDS encoding GNAT family N-acetyltransferase, producing the protein MKILIDDVKHPAVITFVEEHMRKLNLLSPPESNHYLDLEALRKPDVTFWSVWEGEEVVGCGALKELDAESGEVKSMRTSSLHLRKGIGGQMLQSIIRAANERGYQRLYLETGSMEAFYPAQKLYKSYGFDYCEPFADYEEDPNCVFMMKKL; encoded by the coding sequence ATGAAAATATTAATTGATGATGTCAAACACCCAGCTGTCATTACTTTTGTAGAGGAGCATATGAGAAAATTAAATCTTCTCTCTCCGCCAGAGAGCAACCATTATTTAGACCTTGAGGCTTTGAGAAAACCAGATGTTACTTTTTGGAGCGTGTGGGAAGGTGAAGAGGTTGTTGGGTGTGGAGCTCTTAAGGAGTTGGATGCAGAAAGTGGAGAAGTTAAATCTATGCGCACCTCATCGTTGCATTTGAGAAAGGGTATAGGAGGACAAATGCTTCAATCCATTATTAGGGCAGCAAATGAACGGGGGTATCAGAGGCTGTATCTTGAAACGGGTTCAATGGAGGCTTTTTATCCTGCACAGAAACTTTATAAAAGTTATGGCTTTGACTATTGTGAGCCGTTTGCTGATTATGAAGAAGATCCTAATTGTGTTTTTATGATGAAGAAATTATAA
- a CDS encoding nitroreductase family protein — protein MNNTTTKSAIETMKDRHSVRKYTQYDMPQKDLQDILEATITAPSSWNLQHWKFLVIQSENQKERLLPIAYNQQQVVDSSVTIAILGDLEANHNAERVYSEVVKKGFMTPEVKEILTNQIHGAYTNDQFARDEAVMNASLASMQLMLAAKEKGYDTVPMGGFDKVAFRREFNIPERYIPIMLISVGKAAAEAHGTLRFPLDENVIYETF, from the coding sequence ATGAATAACACAACTACAAAATCAGCAATCGAAACAATGAAAGACCGTCATTCTGTCCGCAAATATACCCAATACGATATGCCTCAAAAAGATCTTCAAGACATATTAGAGGCAACCATCACTGCACCATCTTCTTGGAACCTGCAACATTGGAAGTTCCTTGTGATACAATCTGAAAATCAGAAAGAAAGACTTTTACCAATTGCCTACAATCAACAGCAAGTGGTGGATAGCTCTGTCACTATTGCAATATTAGGTGATCTTGAAGCAAACCACAATGCGGAAAGAGTGTACAGTGAAGTGGTGAAGAAGGGGTTCATGACTCCGGAGGTAAAAGAAATTCTGACGAACCAGATCCACGGCGCATATACGAACGATCAATTTGCCCGTGATGAAGCAGTTATGAATGCTTCTCTAGCTTCCATGCAATTGATGCTAGCTGCAAAAGAAAAAGGCTATGACACTGTGCCGATGGGTGGATTTGATAAAGTTGCATTCAGAAGAGAATTTAACATTCCGGAACGCTATATCCCTATTATGTTAATATCAGTTGGTAAAGCAGCCGCTGAAGCTCACGGTACTTTACGTTTTCCATTGGATGAAAATGTAATATATGAAACATTTTAA
- a CDS encoding zinc ribbon domain-containing protein YjdM, which yields MSTLPNCPKCKSEYTYEDGNLLVCPECAYEWTPGTESVEEEKVYKDANGNILIDGDTVTVIKDLKVKGSSSVVKQGTKVKNIRLVDGDHDIECKIDGFGAMQLKTEFVKKV from the coding sequence ATGTCAACATTACCAAACTGTCCAAAATGTAAATCCGAATATACATATGAAGATGGAAACTTACTGGTATGTCCAGAATGTGCTTATGAATGGACACCAGGTACGGAGAGTGTAGAAGAAGAGAAAGTGTACAAGGATGCAAATGGTAATATCCTCATAGATGGAGATACGGTCACTGTCATAAAAGACTTAAAAGTAAAAGGCAGTTCTTCTGTTGTGAAACAGGGAACAAAGGTGAAAAATATCCGACTTGTCGATGGGGATCATGATATTGAGTGTAAAATTGATGGATTTGGTGCCATGCAGCTGAAGACGGAGTTTGTAAAGAAAGTGTAG
- a CDS encoding DinB family protein: MATIKDKTFILESTEGYSHEIGRLLAMMEYARGTTIEAIQDLSVEELDYRIKGQGNSIGSLLLHIACVEEVYQILTFEERNPTEEEMQKLEAGLILGDSAFKESKGNDASFYIQKLDKVREQTKSQLKKKEDKWLDEEFPFGPKHKANNYFRWFHVFEDELNHRGQIRLIWSHMKRNS; this comes from the coding sequence ATGGCAACAATAAAGGATAAAACGTTTATTTTGGAATCTACTGAAGGATATTCACATGAGATAGGTCGGCTTTTGGCTATGATGGAGTATGCCAGGGGGACTACGATTGAGGCTATACAGGATTTATCGGTGGAAGAATTAGACTACAGAATAAAAGGACAAGGAAATTCTATAGGTAGTTTATTATTACATATTGCATGTGTTGAAGAGGTTTATCAAATACTCACCTTTGAAGAAAGAAATCCTACAGAGGAAGAAATGCAGAAGTTGGAGGCTGGCTTGATACTAGGTGATAGTGCGTTTAAAGAATCCAAAGGTAATGATGCTTCCTTCTATATTCAAAAGCTCGACAAAGTTAGGGAGCAGACTAAATCCCAACTTAAGAAAAAAGAAGATAAGTGGTTGGACGAAGAGTTCCCATTTGGTCCTAAACATAAGGCAAACAACTATTTTCGTTGGTTTCATGTATTTGAGGATGAATTGAACCATCGTGGGCAAATCAGATTAATATGGAGTCATATGAAAAGAAATAGTTAA